The Ancylobacter sp. SL191 nucleotide sequence AGGCGGGCGCGCAGTTCGCCCTGGCCTATATCAGCGAGCAGCTCATCGAGGAAAAACGCAAGGCCGCCTCCCGCGCGGCTGGTGCCCCGGCGGGCGACACGCTGACCACTCATGATCTCAGCCCGGCCTGGCAGGGCCCGAGACTGCCCGCCTCCCCCAGCGCCACGGGCGCGAACACACCGCCCCCGTCTCCGGTCGAGGCGACGCCCGGCGCCCCCGGCTCATCCGTGCCGCTGCCGCCGAAAAGGCCCGCCTGAGACGCCGACGGCCATTGCGCCGGGCCATGCCGCGCCCCTATATGCGCCCCTTGAGAGGCGCTGAT carries:
- a CDS encoding DUF5330 domain-containing protein gives rise to the protein MFFLLRMCFWLGLVLLLLPGITGGSSSHTPTGEPKVSPMEALSAASSAVADAGGFCSRQPQACAIGAGLIEMIGERAQAGAQFALAYISEQLIEEKRKAASRAAGAPAGDTLTTHDLSPAWQGPRLPASPSATGANTPPPSPVEATPGAPGSSVPLPPKRPA